The sequence GGACGGTGAAATGTTCGACGTGATGGAGAAGTACGGCATCCTCGGCGTGGAGATGGAAGCGGCGGGTATCTACGGCGTAGCGGCAGAATTCGGTGCGAAAGCGCTGACCATCTGCACCGTCTCTGACCATATCCGTACCCACGAGCAGACGACCGCTGCTGAACGTCAGACCACCTTCAACGACATGATCAAAATCGCGCTGGAATCCGTTCTGCTGGGCGATAAAGAGTAATGTTGTGCTGCCGGGCGGCGAAAGCCGCCCGGTTTCTGTGACTTACAGGTACACCACGCTGATGGTGGCCTGACCATCAAACTCGGTATCTTCTGTCAGAGACAGTTTCTTCAGGTTTTCCACTGCCAGCGAGATGTTCAGCGGGAAAGAGACGCTGGTCACCGCCATCGGAGCCGTTTTGCCCGCAGAGGCGACGCTCATTAAGCCCAGATCCTTATTGGCGATAGTGCCACCATTGGCTTTTTGCCAGCGACTCATGCCCACACCAGCAGTGACTGCCGTACGAATCGGTTCAACCGTCGCCCCGTTTGCCGTCACTTCACCCGTGCTGGTATAGATGGAATAGGCACCGATATTCTTGCCATCGTGCGTTTTGCCAAGGCCAAAGGTCGTCATGCTGCCGCGCAGTTCGCCGCCGTTTGACGTGGCGTTCTGCACCTTCAGGTTTGAGTCGGTTCCGGTGCTGGCGTTCGAATCCGTCCGGTTGTCGGCAATACTCCAGCCCACTTTGGTAGGGGTAGGGCAGGTGATAGTCAGTGTCAGACCCTTTTCACCTAACTGCGTGGTCTGGGTTTGCGAGAGATCGCCAACCTGAACGGTACCGAAGTCAATCACGCCATCGTTGCTGAGTTCCGGCGTACAGGAGTTGCTGGTCAGTGAGGCTTTCACTTTCAGCACTGCCGTATCTCCCGCATGAGCACAGGTCGCTGTCAGCGCCAGCGCAGCGGCAAGGAGACTCTTTTTCATGGTTATTCCTTAACATAGATATATCGTTAAAATAAATGGACGAATCCACGTGCTTTGCCTTTATTTTTCTTCTTTTCTCTTCACCCGAATAATCTATTCGGCGGTGAATGCGTTACTCTGTCGTTAATAGCTCCCAGGCGAGTGCGCTTTCCAGCTCGGTATTATCTGGAATGCCGCGCAGCTGATCGTCATTAATGACAGGTATAATTTTTATCGTCACACTCATTTGTTTGCCACGCACCGGCAGGCCATTTTGATATGCAAGGATGCCGTCATTATTCCTCAGAAAGACTTTTTCCTTGGGGGTTTCCGCAGAGGTGAACGAGACCCGGTCAGAGGTTCTGACCAGATTATAGTGATGACCATCGACCAGAATATTGCTGGCAACCAGCACCAGTCGGCTCTTCTGACCAAACAGAACGCCCCCGTTGCTGCCGGACGTGGATTGCAGAAAAAGCGCCATCACCCTTGGCTGCGGGCAAAAAACCGTGGCGGTGACCTCTTTGCCCGGCATGCGGTTCCAGTTTTTACGCGAGGTGATAATGTCATCCTGTTTGAATCTGCCAAAGGAGACGTTCGGTTGCGACAGCGTAATTTGACACGCTTCGGCCACGACATAAGACGAAAAAAGTGATGCTGCACCGATGAGCACTGCGTTAACTATTTTCACTGGCAAACTCCTTCTGCTTTTTCGTAATAGGCGTCTTTATCTTTTTCGTCTTTCAGGGTGTAAGCGATCTGGCAGAGTTTGGTTAAATTGTCGTCCACCACATAAAGCGCAGGCGTATCCGACGCATCGGGAATAAATACGCTGCCGTTATCCATTACGCTGACAATATAGTTACCGTCCTGATCCACCACGCTCAGCCCTTTTTCCAGCCATGACCCGTTGACTCGCTTGACGTCCAGCATGACGCGACGCGTATTCAGTACGTTAAAATCGATCAGCGCAAAAGAGCCATACGCGGCGGAGACGGTCTGAATACCGTTTGATAAATCCATTCCCTGAGGTAACGAGCTGGCATTAATCACAATTTGCGATTTTTGCCATTCCCGAAGTCCGGGAACCACGGCCTGTCCCCAGCGATCTGTCCAGACGGTTCCATCGGGGGTGGTGATTTCAATACCGCTTTCCGGTTCGCTTAACCGGGCGATGCCGAATGTCTCTTTTACCGGATAGGGCGAAAACGTTATGCCATGACGATGCAGCGCTACGCCACCGTTTAAGGATGCGCTGTAGTTATGCTGATTGCCGTCATTCAGGCCAGCGGATAAACCGAGCTGCGTATAGTGAAGGTTGGTGGTGATATTGCCGTTAAAGGCGTTACTCTTATCCTGGTTATCGCGGTCTGCGGAGACGTTGTAGTTAAGGTTTTGACCGATAGAGCCGCTTTCCTGAACGCCATAATTTTGTTTTTCCCCCTGAGCGCGCATGTAGGTACTGACGCGATCCTCGCCAAAAGGAACGATCAGGCTGACATAAAAGAGATCGTCATCGCGGCTGGTGCTGCTCTGGTTCTGGGTATCACTATTGCTCATGGCATGCTGCCAGTTTACGGACAGCGAGGTACGCCCGAGACTTTTACTCCAGGAGGCCATCAGATAGCGTGAATCACCGCTGTTTTCATCACCGGAATTCACGCTGTATTGCATTGAGATCGCGCCAATGTACTCATTGTTCCAGGTGAGGCTGGCGTTCCAGTTATTTTCGTAGGTCTGCGCCTCTTCATCCATGGCTTCCGTGAGTTCGCGGAAGCCGCCGCTGAACTGGGACGCGCTTACCCCCATCGTCAGCTGGGCGGGCAGTAAGATATTGCTACTAAGTTCAGCCTTGCTGCCCTTCAGTCGATCGTAAAAGCGGGACTGGCTCAGTAAAAAGCTCGGTGAGATCGCCCAGTTTTCGTTAATGGAAACGTCGAGTTTGGCACCGGTAGCCTGATATTTTTCTGCCAGTACGCCGGCGGTTACGGCGGACATTCGTGTGTTCAGCATGGTTCCGTCAGAGAGCGTAAATACCCAGGGCGTACTTGACTCATCCCCGCTGTCGCGAACCCGTCCGAGAGAGAGGTTTAACCCTTCGGCACGGTTACTTCCCTGTATATTGAGGGCGGAAGAGGGGACGGTGAATTGGGTTGTCGAACCGTCCGTTTCCACCACGCTGACGTCAAGATCGACATTTCCGCGCACCACGGGCACGTCCGTCAGGGAGAAAGGGCCTGCGTTGACCAGGGAAGAGTAGATCAGCTGTCCCGACTGGCGAACCTCTACGCGGGCCTGATTCGTCCGGGCAATTCCCGACACCTCAGTGGCCTGGATATTAGGCTGAAGGCCGGTTTCAGGCATCAGCTGCACGCCGGTGATTTGCGCGCCGCTAAACAGGGCCGAATTGACGTTGATCTGCCCAACCTGCGCCCGCATTTTCCGCTCTTCAAAAACGTGTTCAGCGTAGGTGTACAGGTTCTCTGTGCTGCGAGTCCCGTTGTCATCCGTCAAAATGAAATTGCTGCGCAGCGTCCAGTTCGCAAGGTTAATGCCTGCCCCCAAATTTCCCTGGGCATAACGGCTGCTCCCGCCCGAGCCGTACTCGTTAATGTTACTGAAGGCGCTATAGTTAATTAAGCCCGCAACACCGCCGTGCGAGTAATATTTCGCGGCATAAAATCCAGTGTCCATTGCCTCTGCGGGAACGAAAATCTCCAGTGATTCGGTATTCGGTAGAAGCGTTACCGTCGCGGAAGGGTAATCTTTCAGCAGGTTATGACATTTCTCTTTTTCGCTGATATTCAATGGCAGTAGGCCAGCTGCACGGGTGAAGTCATCATCAATGCAAAGCTGCCCCTCTTCTCCTACCCGAATGGCCAGGCTCCCCTTCTCAACGCCGTTAATTTTGACCTGCACGGCATGCTGGCCGGGCAGGTAGCGTTGTGCATCAGAGAAGTAATGGGCGAGATTAGTACTGATTCCCCGCGAGGCCAGTATATCGGTATTGAAATCCAGATCGGATGCATGCAGCGCCGACGACGGCAGAAAAGCGACCGCCACTGCTGTTCGACGCATCGTGTTTTGCAAAGCGC comes from Enterobacter kobei and encodes:
- a CDS encoding fimbrial biogenesis usher protein, which encodes MRRTAVAVAFLPSSALHASDLDFNTDILASRGISTNLAHYFSDAQRYLPGQHAVQVKINGVEKGSLAIRVGEEGQLCIDDDFTRAAGLLPLNISEKEKCHNLLKDYPSATVTLLPNTESLEIFVPAEAMDTGFYAAKYYSHGGVAGLINYSAFSNINEYGSGGSSRYAQGNLGAGINLANWTLRSNFILTDDNGTRSTENLYTYAEHVFEERKMRAQVGQINVNSALFSGAQITGVQLMPETGLQPNIQATEVSGIARTNQARVEVRQSGQLIYSSLVNAGPFSLTDVPVVRGNVDLDVSVVETDGSTTQFTVPSSALNIQGSNRAEGLNLSLGRVRDSGDESSTPWVFTLSDGTMLNTRMSAVTAGVLAEKYQATGAKLDVSINENWAISPSFLLSQSRFYDRLKGSKAELSSNILLPAQLTMGVSASQFSGGFRELTEAMDEEAQTYENNWNASLTWNNEYIGAISMQYSVNSGDENSGDSRYLMASWSKSLGRTSLSVNWQHAMSNSDTQNQSSTSRDDDLFYVSLIVPFGEDRVSTYMRAQGEKQNYGVQESGSIGQNLNYNVSADRDNQDKSNAFNGNITTNLHYTQLGLSAGLNDGNQHNYSASLNGGVALHRHGITFSPYPVKETFGIARLSEPESGIEITTPDGTVWTDRWGQAVVPGLREWQKSQIVINASSLPQGMDLSNGIQTVSAAYGSFALIDFNVLNTRRVMLDVKRVNGSWLEKGLSVVDQDGNYIVSVMDNGSVFIPDASDTPALYVVDDNLTKLCQIAYTLKDEKDKDAYYEKAEGVCQ
- a CDS encoding DUF1120 domain-containing protein, with the protein product MKKSLLAAALALTATCAHAGDTAVLKVKASLTSNSCTPELSNDGVIDFGTVQVGDLSQTQTTQLGEKGLTLTITCPTPTKVGWSIADNRTDSNASTGTDSNLKVQNATSNGGELRGSMTTFGLGKTHDGKNIGAYSIYTSTGEVTANGATVEPIRTAVTAGVGMSRWQKANGGTIANKDLGLMSVASAGKTAPMAVTSVSFPLNISLAVENLKKLSLTEDTEFDGQATISVVYL